In Musa acuminata AAA Group cultivar baxijiao chromosome BXJ3-11, Cavendish_Baxijiao_AAA, whole genome shotgun sequence, one DNA window encodes the following:
- the LOC135653097 gene encoding 2-oxoglutarate-dependent dioxygenase 11-like, translated as MAKPSFQRLGTSIDVPNVQALAASIANPADVPPRYVRPEAKADPVVSDGDSELPVIDFSRLLHHRFSREESAKLHHACADWGFFQLINHGVPDQVMEKMKADIVEFFKLPLEEKKAFAQLPNSLEGYGQAFVMSDDQKLDWADMLSLITRPLHSRNIDLWPAQPLTFRDSLSCYSMELKSVAGTLLEVMAKNLGVAPEEFSSIFQDQTQAVRFNYYPPCPRADEVLGLSPHTDGSGLTLLLQVNDVEGLHIRKRGNWFPVKPLPGALIANIGDIIEILSNGVYKSVEHQAIINVKEERLSIATFHGPREYSAVVGPLAEIVKGCKPKYVSMSYGEFMKAYLSTKLEGRRLMESLKL; from the exons ATGGCCAAACCGAGCTTTCAGCGTCTGGGAACGTCCATTGACGTACCGAACGTCCAAGCTCTTGCAGCTTCCATCGCAAACCCGGCTGACGTCCCTCCTCGATACGTCAGGCCGGAAGCCAAGGCTGATCCCGTCGTTAGCGACGGCGACAGCGAGCTTCCGGTTATCGATTTCTCCAGGCTCCTCCATCACCGTTTCTCTCGGGAAGAGTCTGCTAAGCTCCACCATGCCTGTGCAGACTGGGGCTTCTTCCAG TTGATAAATCACGGAGTTCCCGATCAAGTGATGGAGAAGATGAAGGCTGATATAGTAGAATTCTTTAAGCTTcccttggaagagaagaaggcatTTGCGCAGTTGCCGAACAGCTTGGAAGGTTACGGCCAAGCCTTCGTCATGTCTGACGACCAAAAGCTGGACTGGGCGGACATGCTGTCCCTCATAACTCGACCACTGCACTCGAGGAACATCGATCTCTGGCCCGCTCAACCTCTCACTTTCAG AGACTCTCTCTCTTGCTACTCCATGGAGCTGAAGAGCGTGGCAGGAACTTTGCTGGAGGTGATGGCGAAGAATCTGGGAGTCGCACCGGAGGAGTTCTCTTCTATATTTCAGGACCAAACGCAGGCAGTGAGGTTCAACTATTATCCCCCATGTCCAAGAGCTGACGAGGTGTTGGGCCTCTCGCCGCACACGGACGGCAGCGGCTTGACGTTACTCCTACAGGTGAACGACGTTGAAGGACTCCATATCAGGAAGAGGGGGAATTGGTTCCCCGTGAAGCCACTCCCCGGCGCTCTCATCGCTAACATCGGTGATATCATCGAG ATATTGAGCAATGGTGTGTACAAAAGCGTCGAGCATCAGGCGATAATAAACGTCAAGGAAGAGCGCCTCTCGATTGCTACCTTCCATGGGCCAAGAGAATATTCGGCGGTGGTTGGTCCTCTTGCAGAGATCGTGAAGGGGTGCAAGCCAAAATATGTGTCGATGAGCTATGGAGAGTTCATGAAAGCTTACTTATCCACAAAACTAGAAGGGAGGAGGCTCATGGAAAGCCTCAAGCTATAG
- the LOC135653099 gene encoding 2-oxoglutarate-dependent dioxygenase 11-like, protein MAEPSFQRLGTSIDVPNVQALAASIANPADVPPRYVRPEAKADPVVSDGDSELPVIDFSRLLHHRFSREESAKLHHACADWGFFQLINHGVPDQAMEKIKGDIVEFFKLPLEEKKAFAQLPNSLEGYGQAFVVSDDQKLDWADILTLITRPLQSRNIDLWPAQPLTFRDSLSCYAMELKSVAGTLLEVMTKNLGVAPEEFSTIFQDQTQAVRINYYPPCPRADEVLGLSPHTDGSGLTLLLQVNDVEGLHIRKGGDWYPVKPLPGALIANIGDIIEILSNGVYKSVEHRAIINAKKERHSIATFHGPRKDSVVGPFAEIVKGCKPKYMSMSYREFRKAYFSTKLEGRRLIERLKL, encoded by the exons ATGGCCGAACCGAGCTTTCAGCGTCTGGGAACGTCCATTGACGTACCGAACGTCCAAGCTCTTGCAGCTTCCATCGCAAACCCGGCTGACGTCCCTCCTCGATACGTCAGGCCGGAAGCCAAGGCTGATCCCGTCGTTAGCGACGGCGACAGCGAGCTTCCGGTCATCGATTTCTCCAGGCTCCTCCATCACCGTTTCTCTCGGGAAGAGTCTGCTAAGCTCCACCATGCCTGTGCAGACTGGGGCTTCTTCCAG TTGATAAATCACGGAGTTCCCGATCAAGCGATGGAGAAGATCAAGGGTGATATAGTAGAATTCTTTAAGCTTcccttggaagagaagaaggcatTTGCGCAGTTGCCGAACAGCTTGGAAGGTTACGGCCAAGCCTTCGTCGTGTCTGACGACCAAAAGCTGGACTGGGCGGACATTCTGACCCTCATAACTCGACCACTGCAGTCGAGGAACATCGATCTCTGGCCCGCTCAACCTCTCACTTTCAG AGACTCTCTCTCTTGCTACGCCATGGAGCTGAAGAGCGTGGCAGGAACTTTGCTGGAGGTGATGACGAAGAATCTGGGGGTCGCACCGGAGGAGTTCTCTACTATATTTCAGGACCAAACGCAGGCAGTGAGGATCAACTATTATCCCCCATGTCCAAGAGCTGACGAGGTGTTGGGCCTCTCGCCACACACGGACGGCAGCGGCTTGACGTTGCTCCTACAGGTGAACGACGTTGAAGGACTCCATATCAGGAAGGGGGGGGATTGGTACCCCGTGAAGCCACTCCCCGGCGCTCTCATCGCCAACATCGGTGATATCATCGAG ATATTGAGCAACGGCGTATACAAAAGCGTTGAGCATCGGGCGATAATAAATGCCAAGAAAGAGCGCCACTCGATCGCTACTTTCCATGGGCCAAGAAAAGATTCAGTGGTTGGTCCTTTTGCAGAGATCGTGAAGGGGTGCAAGCCGAAGTATATGTCGATGAGCTACAGAGAATTTAGGAAAGCTTATTTCTCCACAAAACTGGAAGGGAGGAGGCTCATAGAAAGACTCAAGCTATAA
- the LOC135653100 gene encoding 2-oxoglutarate-dependent dioxygenase 11-like encodes MATPSFQRLGTSIDVPNVQALAASIANPADVPPRYVRPEAKADPVVSDGDSELPVIDFSRLLHRRFSREESAKLHHACADWGFFQLINHGVPDQAMEKMKADIVEFFKLPLEQKKAFAQLPNSLEGYGQIFVVSDDQELDWADIMYLITRPLQSRNIDLWPAQPLTFRDSLSCYSMELKGVAGTLLEVMAKNLGVAPEEFSTIFQDQPQGVRINYYPPCPRADEVLGISPHTDGSGLTLLLQVNDVVGLQIRKGGNWFPVKPLPGALIANIGDIIEILSNGVYKSVEHRAIINAKKERHSIATFHGPREDLMVGPLSEIVKECKPKYVSMSYKEFMKTYFSAKLEGRSLMESLKL; translated from the exons ATGGCGACCCCGAGCTTTCAGCGTCTGGGAACGTCCATCGACGTACCGAACGTCCAAGCTCTTGCAGCTTCCATCGCAAACCCGGCTGACGTCCCTCCTCGATACGTCAGGCCGGAAGCCAAGGCTGATCCCGTCGTTAGCGACGGCGACAGCGAGCTTCCGGTCATCGATTTCTCCAGGCTCCTCCATCGCCGTTTCTCTAGGGAAGAGTCTGCTAAGCTCCACCATGCCTGTGCAGACTGGGGCTTCTTCCAG TTGATAAATCACGGAGTTCCCGATCAAGCGATGGAGAAGATGAAGGCTGATATAGTAGAATTCTTTAAGCTTCCCTTGGAACAGAAGAAGGCATTTGCGCAGTTGCCGAACAGCTTGGAAGGTTACGGCCAAATCTTCGTCGTGTCTGACGACCAAGAGCTGGACTGGGCGGACATTATGTACCTCATAACTCGACCACTCCAGTCGAGGAACATCGATCTCTGGCCAGCTCAACCTCTCACTTTCAG AGACTCTCTCTCTTGCTACTCCATGGAGCTGAAGGGCGTGGCAGGAACTTTGCTGGAGGTGATGGCGAAGAATCTGGGGGTCGCACCGGAGGAGTTCTCTACTATATTTCAGGACCAACCGCAGGGAGTGAGGATCAACTATTATCCCCCATGTCCAAGGGCTGACGAGGTGTTGGGCATCTCGCCACACACGGACGGCAGCGGCTTGACGTTGCTCCTACAGGTGAACGACGTTGTAGGACTCCAGATCAGGAAGGGGGGGAATTGGTTCCCGGTGAAGCCACTCCCCGGCGCTCTCATCGCTAACATCGGTGATATCATCGAG ATATTGAGCAACGGCGTATACAAAAGCGTCGAGCATCGGGCTATAATAAATGCCAAGAAAGAGCGTCACTCGATCGCTACCTTCCATGGGCCAAGAGAAGATTTGATGGTTGGTCCTCTCTCAGAGATCGTGAAGGAGTGCAAGCCGAAGTATGTGTCGATGAGTTACAAAGAGTTCATGAAAACTTACTTCTCCGCAAAACTGGAAGGGAGGAGCCTCATGGAAAGCCTCAAGCTATAG